One Vitis vinifera cultivar Pinot Noir 40024 chromosome 8, ASM3070453v1 genomic window carries:
- the LOC100243175 gene encoding zinc finger protein JACKDAW, translating to MQMMSGDMFSIPSSIRTFAQDPDANPNNLKPPPKKKRNLPGTPDPDAEVIALSPKTLMATNRFICEICNKGFQRDQNLQLHRRGHNLPWKLKQRSNKEVRKKVYICPEKTCVHHDPSRALGDLTGIKKHFSRKHGEKKWKCEKCSKKYAVQSDWKAHSKTCGTREYKCDCGTLFSRKDSFITHRAFCDALAEERARITSVAATNLNFRNDSMNETVINPQPGLLNGFSGRGGPDAAGISQFCPGFGPDLTGLPEMVQVAASNLFGSSSVGNFGSCNESPWLDKSSATSNGANLSLASLPHALKEEEGNKGSMVETLTSLYSGNHSQQSSPAAPMSATALLQKAAQMGSTRSNPSFFGNSFGVMNSSGSHSTTLNTLTHNRNELHQVFGTGKQHENLMATASLSEGVLAGSGLSSLTSTSNNLAQMMMQTSGKQTEPVPLKLHLGSNSVENSLTRDFLGMGGGESGRPFLPQELAKFASMGSAMGLSHFTSNH from the exons ATGCAAATGATGTCTGGCGATATGTTCTCCATCCCCTCTTCCATCAGAACCTTTGCTCAAGACCCAGATGCAAACCCTAATAATCTTAAACCTCCGCccaagaagaagagaaatctACCTGGAACCCCAG ATCCAGATGCGGAGGTTATTGCTCTTTCACCAAAGACTCTCATGGCCACCAATCGATTCATATGTGAAATCTGCAATAAAGGGTTTCAGAGAGACCAGAACCTGCAACTGCACCGAAGAGGACACAATCTTCCATGGAAGCTCAAGCAAAGGTCGAACAAAGAGGTTCGAAAGAAGGTTTACATCTGCCCCGAGAAGACCTGCGTTCACCACGACCCCTCCAGAGCCCTCGGCGACCTTACTGggataaaaaaacatttcagTAGAAAACATGGCGAGAAGAAGTGGAAGTGCGAGAAGTGTTCTAAGAAATACGCAGTTCAATCTGACTGGAAAGCTCACTCGAAAACTTGCGGAACCAGGGAGTACAAATGTGACTGTGGAACACTCTTTTCCAG GAAAGATAGCTTCATTACGCATAGGGCTTTCTGTGATGCCTTGGCTGAAGAGCGTGCTAGAATCACTTCTGTTGCAGCCACCAATCTAAATTTCAGAAACGATTCCATGAATGAGACGGTGATTAATCCTCAACCCGGTTTGTTGAATGGATTTTCCGGACGGGGAGGTCCAGATGCGGCCGGAATTTCTCAATTTTGCCCAGGTTTTGGACCAGATTTAACAG GTTTGCCTGAGATGGTGCAAGTGGCAGCATCAAATCTGTTTGGCTCCTCTTCTGTAGGTAATTTCGGAAGCTGCAACGAGTCCCCTTGGCTGGACAAGAGTTCTGCAACGTCAAATGGTGCAAATCTCTCACTGGCATCTCTCCCACATGCTTTAAAGGAAGAAGAAGGGAACAAAGGAAGCATGGTGGAAACCCTAACTTCTCTCTATTCCGGTAACCACAGCCAGCAGTCAAGTCCCGCAGCTCCCATGTCAGCCACTGCTCTCTTGCAGAAAGCTGCTCAGATGGGTTCCACAAGAAGCAACCCATCCTTCTTCGGTAACAGCTTTGGAGTGATGAACTCATCTGGTTCCCATTCAACCACCCTCAATACTCTCACTCACAATAGAAACGAGCTGCACCAAGTTTTCGGGACGGGTAAACAACATGAGAATTTAATGGCGACTGCCTCATTGAGTGAAGGCGTACTGGCGGGTTCAGGCTTGAGCTCATTGACAAGTACCTCAAACAATCTTGCTCAGATGATGATGCAGACAAGTGGAAAACAAACCGAACCAGTTCCATTGAAGCTTCATCTAGGCTCAAACAGTGTGGAAAATAGCCTCACCAGGGATTTCCTGGGGATGGGAGGAGGTGAATCAGGTCGTCCATTCTTGCCCCAAGAGCTAGCCAAATTTGCTTCAATGGGCTCAGCCATGGGGTTGAGCCATTTCACCAGCAACCATTGA
- the LOC100258582 gene encoding syntaxin-71 — MTVIDILTRVDAICKKYDKYDIDKQKDLNVSGDDAFARLYAVVEADIEAALQKADTASNEKNRASAVALNAEIRRTKARLLEEVPKLQRLAIKKVKGLSTEELAARNDLVLALPDRIQAIPDGAATAPKQTGGWAASASRTEIKFDSDGRFDSEYFQQTEESSQFRQEYEMRKMNQDQGLDVIAEGLDTLKNMAHDMNEELDRQVPLMDEIDTKVDKATADLKNTNVRLKDTVNQLRSSRNFCIDIILLCIILGIAAYLYNVLKK, encoded by the exons ATGACCGTGATCGACATTCTCACCAGAGTCGACGCGATCTGCAAGAAATACGACAAGTACGACATCGACAAGCAGAAGGATCTCAATGTCTCCGGCGATGATGCCTTCGCTCGTCTTTACGCCGTCGTTGAAGCCGACATCGAGGCCGCTCTTCAG AAAGCAGATACTGCATCTAACGAGAAAAATAGAGCGTCTGCGGTTGCTTTGAACGCCGAGATTCGTCGGACCAAGGCTCGATTGCTGGAGGAGGTCCCTAAGTTGCAGAGACTGGCTATAAAGAAG GTTAAAGGGCTTTCAACAGAAGAACTTGCTGCTCGTAATGATTTGGTCCTTGCATTGCCGGATAGGATCCAAGCAATACCAGATGGGGCTGCAACTGCACCCAAACAAACTGGAGGTTGGGCAGCTTCAGCTTCTCGTACAGAAATCAAATTTGATTCAG ATGGACGATTTGACAGTGAATACTTCCAACAAACTGAAGAGTCTAGTCAGTTCAGGCAAGAGTATGAAATGCGGAAAATGAACCAA GACCAAGGTTTGGATGTGATAGCAGAAGGTTTGGACACATTGAAAAACATGGCCCATGATATGAATGAG GAATTGGATCGGCAAGTTCCTTTGATGGATGAGATCGACACCAAG GTGGACAAAGCAACAGCTGACCTCAAGAATACTAATGTTAGACTTAAGGACACTGTTAACCAG CTGAGGTCCAGTCGAAATTTCTGCATTGATATTATTTTGTTGTGTATAATTCTGGGAATTGCTGCCTATCTATATAA TGTATTGAAGAAGTGA
- the LOC100248298 gene encoding NAC domain-containing protein 67 — MDTQLSSNIQLQLPPGFRFHPSDEELIIHYLRNKATSSPIPASIIAEVDLYKYNPWELPTKALFGQDEWYFFTPRDRKYPNGVRPNRAAASGYWKATGTDKPILTSCGTRSIGVKKALVFYKGRPPKGVKTDWIMHEYRLLDSMFRTLKHKGSMRLDDWVLCRVRQKSSIPRNIWEDRNGPSSEPASYSPAVDKACNMTTNSNVEMIKSYLYNDCPLLPYIFASQDFSAISFEGRNKGKFYSSVCSENNSDQKNLLVSVSSSNSLFNPQKRKPIEGNQYEGFLPPSKKLNNRDDKDKFLLSVDSTEMNCSRTEESEDNNFTADQWDSITQYQELNYLAFTES; from the exons ATGGACACACAACTCAGCTCAAATATTCAACTTCAACTTCCCCCTGGTTTCAGATTCCACCCATCAGATGAAGAGCTCATTATCCACTATTTGAGGAACAAAGCAACTTCAAGTCCAATTCCAGCATCGATTATTGCTGAAGTAGATCTTTATAAGTACAACCCATGGGAGCTACCAA CCAAAGCTTTGTTTGGACAGGATGAATGGTATTTCTTTACACCAAGAGATAGGAAGTATCCAAATGGAGTGAGGCCTAATAGAGCAGCAGCTTCAGGTTACTGGAAGGCTACTGGGACCGATAAACCAATTCTCACTTCCTGCGGAACAAGGAGCATTGGGGTCAAGAAAGCTCTCGTGTTCTACAAAGGGCGCCCTCCAAAGGGAGTTAAGACGGACTGGATCATGCATGAGTATAGACTACTCGATTCAATGTTTCGGACTTTGAAACATAAAGGGTCCATGAGA TTGGATGATTGGGTACTGTGTCGGGTCCGGCAGAAGAGCAGCATCCCAAGGAACATCTGGGAAGATCGAAATGGTCCTAGCAGTGAACCGGCTAGCTACTCCCCAGCAGTGGACAAAGCATGCAATATGACTACAAATTCTAATGTCGAAATGATAAAAAGTTATCTCTACAATGATTGCCCACTGCTACCTTACATCTTTGCCTCTCAAGATTTTTCAGCCATAAGCTTTGAAGGTAGAAATAAGGGAAAATTTTACTCTTCAGTCTGCAGCGAGAACAATTCAGATCAAAAGAATTTGCTAGTTTCAGTTTCTTCTTCCAACAGCTTGTTCAACCCACAAAAGAGAAAGCCTATTGAAGGAAATCAGTATGAGGGTTTCCTTCCACCTAGCAAGAAGCTAAACAACAGGGATGATAAGGACAAATTCCTACTATCTGTTGATAGTACAGAAATGAATTGCAGTAGAACAGAAGAGTCTGAAGACAACAATTTCACTGCTGATCAATGGGATTCCATCACCCAATATCAAGAGCTTAATTACTTGGCCTTCACAGAGAGTTAA